The genomic window GTCCCCCCTGAGGTCAGCTCACCTGGATTGTCTTTCTCCTCAGACGAGGAGGTGCTCCTGTTCTCGTCAACGAGCTCCTCTATACCAAAGTCCTTTAAATTTAACTCAGCGAGGAGGCTTGAGGTGTTCAACAGATCAGCACAGCTTCCTTCATCAGAGACCAAATCTTCCTGCTCCGAGTCGTCTCCAGGTTCCTCTGGGTCTTCTGGTTCTGTTATGGACACTGAGACTGTTGGTTCTGGTTGTGTTGGCAGAACTGCAGGTCGGCAAGATGAAGATTTGTTCCTGAGCGAGTTCATCTGTCTGCCCTCCAGTCTGGTCAGAGAGGAGTAGAGCTGCTCGCTGGTAGTGACTCTAGGTCTCAGTCTCTCGTTTAGGACTGAGAAAGGCTGAGAGTAGTCCATGATCGGCTTGGCAGACATAGTCAATTAAACCACCTGAGGATACTGTCAGGATGTGTTTACACACTGAAGAgcaagaggaagacagagagttAAGAAGGGAGGGTAACAAACAGAATGCCTCCAAACTTGTTTTTCCTGAACTGCATGCGTCTTCACAGGAACGCGACATGACATGATGTGATGTCACTGGAGGCTGTGGCTTCGTGTGGCCCGTGTGGGTTTTCTTCCTTCTTTTTGTcgttacacaaacacatgacgTGCAAACATACCAGAGCTGCAGGGGAACAAAGGGAGGAGGGCTTTTGATCCTTTGAGAGAGAGGGATTATTCAGGCTTGACGCATGATACCTGCTCTTTTATTTACAAGTAACATAGATAAACTGAGCAGAGGAGATGGTGACCAGGGTAAATAGAATAATTTACAGCCAGTGTCAATGGAAGGCAGGTTGAATCTGTGTTGTGACTTATATTTTCCTTTGCCTAGTCAGCGATTCATTTCAGGAACTGAAACACATGGGGGGAAAACACCAGTTGTAGTCATTCCTTGCAGTCAAGAGGgtactttttttttggtcacaaaTCACCCACATACATGAGCAGAGATgagtcagtgacacatcaacACATCTTATTTTATAACTGAATACTTAGCGATGTCTCTGTGATGTACTGAGCACGAGAAGAAGCTATAAGTTATTCTTTTCATGCAGGTGTGAGTTGATTTGAAGGTTGCAGCCAAAGAATCACCAGTTAATTTACTCTCAATTAAACAactatttttacagtttatttcCTTGCTTCAGAGGGACACATAATGTTCTGCCAGTCACGTTTCAAGTTGTCATGTCACGTTCTTCACTTAATTGTGTTCATAATGTGATCtaataaaactttaattatAGACctagtctttttttctttttctataaaCAGCAGCAGGGCAGGAAGTGGTTCACGGTTGTATTGTGTGGATTTACAATCTTAAGTGTTTTCCTTCTCAAAAACTCTGTACCAAATATTATGTACTGCACTCATGCCTCATATCTGCAGGAAGTAGGTCACCGCTTCACAAGGAAAGTGGGCACAATCTTAAGTGTAAAACTATTTCCTTTTCTCCTTCATCATCTCCAGTAATCTACATTTTATTCTAAATAGGTCAAATCTAATTAGAGTATGCAGGAAACGTTCTCTGTGACACTATTTATAGATCAGATGATGTTATCACAAACACGTCTCAGCAGGACATTTCTATATTCATCCTTCAAGACTTATTActttaagggacagttcacccaaaatcaaaaatacacatttttaactCTCCCCTCTTTTggtatttattaatctagattgttttggtgtgagttgcagagtgttggagatatcggatGTAgggatgtctgtcttctctcaaatataatggaactaaaaaacacatttaaaaaaactcaacagcaaagtctctttccagaaattataaCCTGGTTACTTAAAATAATCTACAGACTTtgttatgagcagtttcatgtaggaactattttctttctaccaaactacacccaccaatagtatcactgtgcagaaggaagcgtgcatctactcatgaacaagacgCTCCTGCTCATGACAGatcaagatgtaaacattaatgacgTCCTCCTTAggtgagctgtaacattagctagctcagtggtgctaggtaagctagcagtagatgcatgtttccttgtgcacagtgataccattggcaggtgtagttttgGATATAAGAAAATATTTCctaaatgaaactgctcacaacaaggtctgtagattatcttgagtaaccttGTCATGATTTTGCGAAAGGgatattgctgttgagtttttcaagtgtattttttggcactctAGTCCCATTATATTcacaaggcagacatctctatggctgatatctgcAATATTCACCGTCcgacaccaaaacaatctagactgataaacaatgttataggtaagaggaaaatgtatttgatttttTGATTCTGGGGAAgaattgtccctttaaaacaGAAAGTTTCTGATAACCACATGAGACAGTGCCACTTATTCCCAGCATTTCTTTTGTTTAGTAACATTTATACTGTCTAGGATATGGTCATTAATAAGACAGAAATATCTCTGCAAGAAAATCTATCCCAAAGAAAATCTCAAAACAGGCTGATTTACATTCCACACATGAAATATTGTATCGCTGTTGAATAATCTCTTCACCAGAAAGCGAGTATGTTGAACTTTTGcatccttttttcccctttgtgAGTTTCAATACAAATCCTGAGGTGAAGTTCTCAGGACTAAAGGGTCTGCAAGCATCCACATCATGCATGTGAATCCCTATAAACTAATGATGCAACAGTGTCAAATTATGACACTGATAATAAGAGgctgaaaatttaaaaatgaaattaatccAGTTTAATtctaatttgcatttttttgaaACACTACATGTTGAATTTCCAGTTTGACAATTAAGGAACTGTGACACTGTCCTCATACTGTATGTTACGAGAACCGAGCTGCCAGCTCTGATTTGCCCTGAGTAAATATTTGTCAGTcactaaaaacacatttcacttgCATGATATAACTGGATTGTGTGGCCAGCTCAAAAGCACTCCATCACTTCTTAGTTTAAGACAGTAACTTGCTACTTAGACAAAACTGGAGTTCagctgaaaacttttttttttttttatctgtggtGTTAATCAGAATGAGTCCAAACAACCTCTCAGCTGGCCACTCGAGATGAGagtaaacaaaaagacaaagacggGATTATAGCAGGCTGTGACTAAGCCAACGGACTGATTTACTCTCCAGTCACATAAAAACACTTGACAAAAGACAGATCCCAGCGTGCAGGAGGAAGACTGCCAGTGACAGTCAAAGAGTGTCCTAATTCTTCCAGTCAGTGCGGCAAGAAGTCCCTTCAGTCATGCCCCTAAAATAATCTGCAGCTAGTCTCattattttggggggaaaaagtaacaagaaatttattttttatttgaaaaatcGTTTATTTTTTGAATGTTAGATATtagtatgtttgtgtttgttcttcAAGTTCATTAATAAAAAGTTCTCCACAGGAGAAATACAGTTTGTCTCTTCACTCACGTCGCCCTGTCACCATTAGTAAAATTCATTGTTAGCCATTGATACTAATTGGTcccttgcttttttttctttttctttgtctggCTCAAAAGAACTTTCTTGTCCTTCATTTAATATTtatgacttcctgtttgttgcTACAGTtcagttttcccttttttcttccCTTGTTTCTGTCCGTCACTCGCAGAACACCTGAATCCCAGGTTATCAGAGGCAGAGTCAGGGGTGTTGCCCATCCTGCAGGACACAGAATCATAACCATCAAGCAGGATTGCCATACAGTTGTTGTGTGAGCTCAAAGTCTAGAacacagtgtttttctttcttttctgttttaataaCTCACCTGGTCGTGATTCGTGCCTTGTGATTAGCTGAGCCATCCACCGTGTCGATCCAGGAGCCACCACGCAACACATACATGGGCTGTGCTGCTGGAAAGAGTGTGGATGTCCATTCCCATGTGTTTCCCATCATGTCATACAGTCCTGCAGGAAGAATAAATGTATATAATATTTCACACAGGATTTTCATTTGCCCTAACAGAGATACCAAATGAATCGAATCCCTCTCAAAGCGAGAAACACTCACAGCAGAGTACCTAACTCTCTATTtggttttaatatttctgtAACATCTATGTCTGTCTAGCACTTCTACTCTTTAACCATACTTTAATGTTAACTAAGAGACATTTACCATAATTGTTCTGAGGAGGAAATGCTGCCACAGGAGAGATGCCATGATATCCATCCTCTGCGGTGTCAACATCTGGAAACGATCCCTTAAACATTCAGAAAATTAAGTTATTACAAAGCCTGTGTTTTCAAATGCTTTCACATGAACATGACTTTTTCATATGACAGGAGATCTAAAATAGTTAAGACTTTCAGAGGATGCACCTtcccagtgtttgtttgtggtgctaTAACAAGGTTCATAATGTTCCAACATACTTTAAGGTAAAAAGGCAGCACACACAGATCTTCAGGACAGAGTTGACCAATCTCAGTTTCACCAGTTTATTTTGGCCATGATAAACTGTTCAACCTGGCTGCTCTGATAAAGTTCAACAGGCCAAAACGTCAGCATTGTTCAAAATCATACCAAACACACATTATCTTACAGCAGAATTTTCCTATAAGTATCTTAATTAATACAAATTAGCAATACAGTTTAGTTATCATGGTCTATTATAAACAACGACACATGATTACCTTTGGATAAGAAGGTCTAATAAAGTTTTACACCAATATCAATTTATCTGTTTAGCTGAAGAAAGTATTATAATTATCTGCAGAAATAAAGGGAAGCTACCACATcagttaaaaaatacatatcagTAAATCTCTTGTCAGAGCATATAACTGTGCAGTGCTTCTGCAACATGCATTATTGTTGTGAGCTGACCTGCCACAGGTTGGTTCTGTTGGCCTGGAACTTGTTTCCCCATGGATAAGTTCGACCTGGAACACAAGAGGCAGGAAAGGGATAAGAGGACATTGCAAACAATGAAACTGTACACTGATTATTGAACAAGGTGGTCGTCAAAACTATAAAACAGTTCTAACTCTGTTTAATGGATGTCAGTCAAGAGTAGATGCGAATAAACAGTCAAAAAGTTAGAACATATAACCATAATGGCGGCACACACAGTATTTCTTCTATGCTTTCAGTGTATTGACTGTGTACCTTGCAGCCCCCCACGTGCAGCCCACTCCCACTCCTCCTCAGTAGGCAGTCTCTTGCCCTTCCACCGACAGAAGGCCTGAGCATCATTCCAGCTCACCTGAACCACCGGGAAGCTCAGGCGCTCCCGAATGCCTGAACCAGGTCCTGCAGGCTGAACAGAGGAAGGTCAAAGGAGTTAAAGGCCAGCACTGAAGGCATGCTACGAGATATTCAGACAACAAAGGAAGAGACTTATCACCTCACCTGTCTCCAAAACACCCGCTCTATAGGCAGCCACCAAGGAGCAGACTGGATAAGAAGGACGAGAATCAAAAGTTATCCATAGGACAGCATTACAAATGGTAATTGCTATATTTAAAGTCTACCAAGTGTATCTGACAGTGTTCTTACAGTATGTATGGCAGACTGCCAAATGTTTCTACACCATCAACTAcaattttcattattgattaatctatttattttttaaacaattaatcATTTAGTCTATAATGCCCACACTGAagtcattattactattataaagtttttttttttgtctgaccaacagctAGAAACGCAAAGAAATCAATTACAATAATGTAAAACATGGAGCAGAAGCAAATCTTAAAATCTGATAGTCTGCAAACaagaaatgtttgttgttttcctgttgATTGAAATGATTAATTAATGGTCATTTGACGTCAGACTAACAATTATGCTCTGAGTGATCAAAAATCCCACTACCTCAATCCTCTGTGTGACTTTGCTCTTCAGCTCTTCAGGCACAAAGTCTTGAAACACAAAACTCCAACCAAACGTCTCAGCTTCAGTTTTATACTTCTGTGCTCTCACAAAGTCTCTGTAGTGAATCAAGGTCAGCGGTTTAGTTATATAATATTTTGCTAAGTAATATCAAAACACTCCTATATCAGGTAGCAAGTCTGATTACCTGAAGTCGGCGTTAGTGACGGGGTATGTGTCTATTTTAAACGGCTGCAGCTGAACCTCCTTGGTGGGagcctctccatctctcccatCAGCTGCGCTGGTTCCCATTAACATCTTTCCTCCTGGTATACTCAACATGTCATCTGCTGCTGTATGTCAAAACGAAACTTGTCTCTATCATGGCGATTCAGTGTTAATATAATTTAAGTAACGTTATGTTCAGAAAAAAGTAATATCTTACCCGACACTGTCAGTAAAACCACCGCAGATATCAGAAACACTACTTTAACCTTCATTTTAACAGGCTAGttttagctaacattaatgaAGCATTACGTATGTGTATATAACGTTTATAAAAATACAAGTTTAAGAGCTAAATATCAGCAAAACTTCCCAAACTTGGATACATTTCTGTCGGACAGATCTAACCGTTGCACCGGAAATGGGTTCAACGCTAAACAGGTTCCGTGTGAAACAAAAGGttcagcttcattaaaaaacGTCAACACAAGTATTTAATTTCTTTCAATTGATTTTTTCCCTTTCCCTACAACAATGATACGAAGCGACACAATGCTGTTATAAAGTTATAAAGTTTTATTTAGaatttttaaactctgaagttaaatttaagacaatAAAACGCTACTTCTTGCCGCTAAATTATATACGTGCTACAGTtggaaaagaaaatcaaaataaaaaatagacaaAACTTTTTATAATaactaaatttatttttttaaatatgaagcCACAGTTTATGTTACGTGAAAAATTAAACTCATCTAGCTAAAGAACAAATCATCCCCTTGATAAGTGTATTTGTAAAATGATTTTCATCAATTAAAGCCTTTAAGATATATTACTTTATATCCACGTTTACAACCTTGACTTTCTTTACTAAGTAATTATCTTAACACTTTTAATGCCCTTTATGATTGTACTACATGAACGCCAgacatttttgtttcaaaaactTAAAATGGAAATTTCGCGTGCATAGACTAAGAAATTATATTTGAACCATTCAGTTTTTTCTGTTCATGGTCATAAGTATGTGTATTTAGTTTGTGTGCAGTGGTAGAAGAAATATTCTACATCTGTTATCAGAGTagaaaaggatttttttttttttttttatctatgatGCGTTCACGTGTGAGAAGCACTTTGCTGTAACTGTTGAAGATGAAGCAGTTTTGACTATTACATAGCGTTGGGCGGTTCAATCTATCAGTGCATGTCATATAAACGTTTCAGTTTTGTGTATAAAAATTTATCTTTAAAGTAAATACAGCTTGTATTTTAGCAGagttaaaagtaaaatatttttcatttagaattgttgtggagtagaagtagcagaaaatggaaacgCTCAAGTTCAAGTACCAAATATGTATTGAAGTTACATTCTACTGCTGGTTGTTTACACGTTTTAATAAATTGGTCCGGATTTTGTTCATATTTGTGCACTCTTCCAATTAGAATAAGAATATTGTTGACGCTGAGCAGCCAGTTTCTCTCTGCAGTCAATAACTGTATGTTATGCATCTGATTACTCTTCAAAGACAAACAGCCACCAAATCCTTCAAGAGCCAAGAAAACTTTTAATGGGTAGAAACAGAACTGAGTGGCAGAGGTCAGTGCTTAACAAAATCTCATAaataaaccaatcagagggagGCATTGACAAatccatggaaaaaaaaaccccaaaacgaATATAACAATGGTTTCTGACAGACGCTGTGATGGATGCTGTGGGGTTAACAGCGGGCCGTCCATCAGACTGGGATGCTTCAGAGTTCCTAGACTGGGGATACGTTGACTGAACCATCAGGTAAACAACTATCCCTGTGAGTATGATGACAGCTGCAGCTTCTTCAGTGGACCTTTAACCTTTGAGAGAGGACATTCCAGCTCGCATGATCTCATCCACCAGCAAGATGTTGCTGGCGATCACCGTGCTGTAAAGAAATGAAGAGTCGAATACGAGTTTGATGAGGAAATTATGCATAAGAATTCCACATATTATTGATCTTGCACTGTTTAGAAATGTGTGATCTTACCATGAATGGAGAAGCTGTTTCTTTACGCTGTAATTATCCCAAACACCTGCTTCTCCTGCCACCATGGGTTCCCCTGAAGAACAACAGGATTTAAGTAAAAAACAAGCTTGTGACAGAAGTGCATTAGAACCCTCATAAAGCATCCCTTATGCTTCCAAGACTAGGGATAATCCTGgtgactaatttccctgtcgacTAAACCAAAATTTTAATTGACTAGTCAACtgtgctaaattttgactgttttctgtgtgtttgtctcaaaAGACTACTTTAATTGCAATCTTCAACAACCGTGACAAATTTTAAATGCCACTGAAGGACGAGACACTTTGCGCCGTGCGGTATGAATGTGAACGTGACGGCaaattgcctctgaaatgtggggcacattgGACCTTGCAGATTATCCAACAGAAATGATAGCAAGtcactttaaagttaataaaacaactcacttaaagttaacaaataatataatGTCTCAAAAAACATAAATTGCTGCTGatttcattttctagatcaCAGTACTGCCAAACCACGCTGGTTTTGCAAGTGGACATCTCTCTTATTTCTCaccgtgctgttttaaaactcctaCTCGAGTTCGAGCAAAGCCATCAGGAGAAATTTGGGGTTCAGAATCTTGCCCCAGGATACTGCGGACTGGAGTAATCGAAGCGCTGATTTTTCTATAGCGATGAACCGTGCTACCTCCTGAGCAACAGcccctcagtgtgtaaaaaggCTCACACTGTCTGCACTTTTTATTAGAGTTTAACCtcagaaaaaataacatgaagCACATCAAACTACTATCAGAGTTAATAGTCTTATATCACTGATTGCTGCTTTTGAAAAACAGATATTGTGATGTATTATGGAATTCTTGCAGTATATCATGCAAAATAATCTTCTATTAACAGTGTGCTGTGGTTCTGACCTGTGCTGAGGTCGACTCCAACTAGCTGTCCACACTCTTTGTACTCCGTCTGCAGCTTCAGCAGGGTCTCCTGCGGGTCGTAACCGGAGTTCTGGGCCAAAACCTGCAAAGGAGGTTGCATTTTTAAAGTCAGAGGCTGATACAGTATGAATGCtaacaaatctttttttaacattttcccTGTCTAATGTGTAAGTCTGTTTGTGGGACTATAAATATTATAGCCTTATTCAGGAGCAAGAGATTTATCTAAGCACAAAGAAACAGTGGAAGCCTGGGGACAAGGTAAAAATCCTTCACCTTGGGGATGACTAGGAGAGCATCTGCAAATGCTTGGACTCCCAGCTGGGCTCTGCCTTTCACATTGGGCTTGTGTTTCACCAGAGCATCCGCGACAGCCACCTCAAATGCACCTGCGCCGGACACGACACAACCTAAAGAAacaaagagggggaaaaaaatactcagaaaacaCAGGTATAACTTTCTCGGCTCCACAAGGCAGGAACAATATGTTTAAAActaattgaattaaaaaaaaattggggaGTTTGTTCTGATCAGCTAATACATGTAGGAGAGACTGAAACACTCCTAACGCAGAGGTAAAGACCAGAGTCACTGTAGCACAGACATGGGAGAACAGGGAGAGCCACATCAGCATCCCTGGGTGTTCGCTGTGCAAATGAACCCAACtaaattttatatataaaaaaaaaaacaaaacacaaataaactggGCACATTTCAGTAATTAGTTTCAtgataaaatcaaaatcaagaTAAGCAAAAGAACATAAAGAAATGACTGGAGCTACTGTCTGTAAAGCAGATTTTGTTGAATGTAACATCTGGATAACAAAGTCTGGAGAGGCTTTACATAGTTGCTTTAGACAGGGAAACCAAAGCTTCAGAAGAGGGACAAAACTAACTTTCTTTTCTAAAttgaaacatttaaaactgcaagttttaaatgttacaacatgacagtcaatgcatgataaaacattaaaagcatCACAGCAGTAAATATTTCCACAAAACGGACATACGGTAAAATTTCAGGTTCCCTCTCATCTTACCATCTTCAATGGCGTTCTTGACTGCCCGCAAACCATCCCTTACGGCATCTTTGATCTGTGTAAGGGTGTGTTTGTTGGGTCCCTTCACCAGCAGGGTAACGGAGCGAGGGTTCCCACACTTCTCGATGAATGTGTACTTCTCCTCTCCCTGCAAACAGGATTAGGAGTGACACCTTTAGactggaataaataaataaataaaagaatacagTCAGAAGAACTCAGATGGATACTCACCAGTGTGTGTTCAAAAACCAACCCAGCGTGTCCCAAGCACTCAGGTGTGAGGTCATCAACTGAGTTCATGGCAATGCCGCCGCAAGCGAGGGTGAGCCTGCAGAGGGGAAAATACGTTTTTCGTGTAACTCAGATCTTTAATGTGATTTATGATAATAAATATGCAGCTGTTGACAGAGAGTCTTGTCTGTGCAGGTGTCCATGTCCTGATGCAAGTTAAGCTATCTGGCTCATTTACTGTGTTATATTGAAAGAAATGCATCTCTGCCTCTTCGACAATGGATTTCTCAGCATTTGTCCAACATGTcagtttaaatacattttatgtcCAAAGACTTAAActtaacatttaatttacattttgacTCTCAAAAATTGTGGAAAAAACTTGCTAAATTGGCCCAGAGGGGTAGAGATGTCACATACAGTATAGAATACAGTATACAGTGAGAGCAACTGACATAGCGTGCATAACATGCCATACCCCGAAAAATTTTAGTATctgtgataaaaacaaaaaatatagaaGCTGATGACATATTGTACTGCTCACAACGAAGCATTTGTGCTGAAAGGCGCTCCCCTGTGGCTGAACAAAGTATTTACTTGTCAGATGAAATCATACAAGGTGCAACACAATCCTGTCAGTTTCTTCAATGTGTGCATtgaaattttgt from Epinephelus lanceolatus isolate andai-2023 chromosome 11, ASM4190304v1, whole genome shotgun sequence includes these protein-coding regions:
- the sumf2 gene encoding inactive C-alpha-formylglycine-generating enzyme 2 isoform X2, whose protein sequence is MKVKVVFLISAVVLLTVSADDMLSIPGGKMLMGTSAADGRDGEAPTKEVQLQPFKIDTYPVTNADFRDFVRAQKYKTEAETFGWSFVFQDFVPEELKSKVTQRIESAPWWLPIERVFWRQPAGPGSGIRERLSFPVVQVSWNDAQAFCRWKGKRLPTEEEWEWAARGGLQGRTYPWGNKFQANRTNLWQGSFPDVDTAEDGYHGISPVAAFPPQNNYGLYDMMGNTWEWTSTLFPAAQPMYVLRGGSWIDTVDGSANHKARITTRMGNTPDSASDNLGFRCSASDGQKQGKKKGKTEL
- the sumf2 gene encoding inactive C-alpha-formylglycine-generating enzyme 2 isoform X1 — its product is MKVKVVFLISAVVLLTVSAADDMLSIPGGKMLMGTSAADGRDGEAPTKEVQLQPFKIDTYPVTNADFRDFVRAQKYKTEAETFGWSFVFQDFVPEELKSKVTQRIESAPWWLPIERVFWRQPAGPGSGIRERLSFPVVQVSWNDAQAFCRWKGKRLPTEEEWEWAARGGLQGRTYPWGNKFQANRTNLWQGSFPDVDTAEDGYHGISPVAAFPPQNNYGLYDMMGNTWEWTSTLFPAAQPMYVLRGGSWIDTVDGSANHKARITTRMGNTPDSASDNLGFRCSASDGQKQGKKKGKTEL